A window of Variovorax sp. HW608 genomic DNA:
AGGGCGCGCAGAATGCCCTGGTGACCGTGCTCGGACTGGTCGGCGTACAGGGCGTCAGTGAACCGCTGCTGCCGAAGCGCCCGCCGCGTTCCAGGTAGGGCACACTCCTTCCATTTGACATCTGAATCTCTAGAGGAGCCCATCATGGGATTGCTCGACTCGGTTCTCGGACAAGTGCTCGGTGGCGCTCAGGCGCAACCACAGACAGGCGGCATCGGCAGTCTCGGCGGCCCGGGCGGGCTGAGCGATCTGGGCAACATCGCCGGCGCGCTCGGCGGCCTGCTTGCCAACAACGGCGAGCAAGGCGGACTGGGTGGGCTGGTGTCGAAGTTCGAGCAGGCGGGCATGGGCGATGTCATCGGCTCGTGGATCGGCCACGGCGAGAACGCGCCGATTTCCGGCGGGCAGCTCCACAACGTGCTCGGCGACGACGTCGTCTCCGGCATCGCGCAGAAGCTCGGCATGAACAGCGCGACCCTGCTGCCATTGCTCGCCACCTTGCTGCCGACGCTGATCGACCACCTCACGCCCAAGGGCCAGGTGCCGGCCGAAGGGTTGGGCAACCAGGACGATCTGCTCTCCTCGCTCAGCGGACTGCTGCAGAAGGGTTGACGAAGAAAGCCCCGTCATTTCGACAGGAAGATGGCGCCGCAAGGCGCCATTTTCGTGAGTCCACCACATAAGAACTTCATGAACCGCAATCTCTGGCTGCTCACCTTCTGCCAAGGCCTGTTCCTCACGAACAACGTCGCCTTCATCGCCATCAACGGCCTCGTCGGCCTGTCGCTCGCGCCGCGCGGCTGGATGGCGACGCTGCCGGTCATGGCGTATGTGGTGGGCGGCGCGCTATCGACCGGCCTTGTCGCGCGAACGCAGCGGCGCTTCGGCCGGCGACGTTCGTTCCAGATCGGGCTCGCGGTCGCGCTGGTTTCCGCGCTGCTGTGCGCACAGGCGGCGGTGTGGAAGGAGTTCTGGCTCCTGTGTCTCGCAACGGTCGTGGCCGGCTACTACAACGCGAACGCCAACCTCTACCGCTTTGCCGCGGCCGAACTCGCCGCGCCCGGCTGGCGCGAGAAGGCGGTGTCGATGGTGATGGCCGGCGGCCTGATCGGCGCGGTGATTGGCCCCAACCTCGCCTCGGTCACGCGCAACTGGTTCGAGGTGCCTTTTGCCGGTGCGTACATGGCGCTCGCCATCGTCGCCCTGGCCTCGATGGCGATGATGCAGTTCATCGACTTTCCGGCGCCGCCGGCGAAAAGCGCCACGGCCGGAGGCCGCCCGCTCGCGGAGATCGCGCGCCAGCCGGCATTCATCGTTGCCGCGGTCGCCGGCTCGCTGGGCTTCGGCGTGATGAACCTGCTGATGGCGGCCACGCCGATCGCGATGCAGGTCTGCAGCCTTCCTTTCGAGGACATCGCATTCGTTCTCGAATGGCACGTGATCGGCATGTTCGCGCCGGGCTTCTTCACGGGCCACCTGATCCGGCGCATCGGCGTGCTGCCGGTGATGGGCACCGGGCTGCTGCTCAACCTGTCATGCGTTGCGGTGGCGTTGTCCGGCGTTGAATTGCAGCAGTTCGTGATCGCGCTGTTCCTGCTCGGCATCGGATGGAATTTCCTCTTCACCGGCGCCACCACGCTTTCGCTCGCCACCTTCACGGCCGAAGAGAAGGACCGCGCACAAGGTGCGCTCAACTTCTGCATGTTCGCCACGCTCGCGCTGACCTCGTTCGCTTCCGGTGTGCTGGTCACGACGCAGGGCTGGCGTCTCTTGAATTTCGGATCGCTGGTGCCGCTGGTGCTGACCGCGATCGCGCTGCTGTGGCTTGCGCGCCGCCGCATGGTCACCGCGGCGGTCTAGGCTAGGGCAGGGCGAAGCGTTCGTCGAGCCAGCGACGAAGCCGCTCGAACACGGGATCGGCCTCGCGCTCGTTGAAGATCTCGTGGTAGTGGCCGGCGTAGCAGGTCGTGCTGACCATCGACGGCGGCGCGGCCTGCGCAAAGGCGCGGCTGCCGGCCGGGTCGACGAGACGATCGTCGCCTGCGTAGATCAGGAGCGTGGGCACCGCCCACCGCGCCGCCGCGGCCTGCACGCTGGCGCCTTCGTCGGCCAGGAATCTCGCGAGGCGCGCACCGATGCGGTCATGGCACAGGCTATCCGCGCGGTAGGCCTTCGCGACGGCCGGATCGTGCGAGAGATATTGCAGGTCGAGTCCATTGCCCACGCGCAGCGTCGGCGCGATGCGCGAGAGCGTGGCGACGAGGAATTTCTGGAATGCGCTCAAGCCCGGATCGAGCGCCGGCGACGACAGCACCAGCGCATCGACCGGGCGCACGCCGCGCGCGACGAAGCTGGCCGCCACCAGCCCGCCGAGGCTGTGCCCCAGCAGCACCAGCGGCAGCGCCGGGTGCGTCTGCCGCGTGTCGTCGATCACCAGCGCGAGATCGTCGAGGAGCCGATCCACCGTCGGCAATCCGCCGCGCGCGCCGCTGGACGCGCCGTGTCCGTAGTGATCGACAGCGCGAACCTCGAAGCCCCAGTCGTTGAGTCGATCGGCCACGTGGGCATAGCGCCCCGCATGCTCGCCGAGCCCGTGGACCACGACCACCACCGCCCTCGCGGCGCCCGACTCCACGGACCAGTCCTGCAGCGCCAGCGTCTCGCCGTCGGGCGTGCGCAGCGCGTGGCGCGCCGGCAGCGACCTCAAGCGACGACGCCGCCGGCAGCCGCCGGCAATGCGGCGATGACTTCCGCCACGGCGGCCGTCAGCTTCTTCGCGTACGGCACGTGCAGGAATTCATTGGGCCCGTGCGCATTGCTCTTCGGGCCCAGCACGCCGCAGACCATCATCTGCGCCTTCGGGAATCCGACGCTCAGCATGTTCATCAGCGGGATGGTGCCGCCCTGGCCGATGTAGCCGCAGTCGGCGCCGAAGTGCGCGCGCGATGCGGCGTTCAGCGCGCGCTCGAACCACGTCGCGGTCTCCGGCGCATTCCATCCGGTCGCGCCGCCATTGCTCTCGAACGTGACCCTGGCCTGATAGGGTGCGTTGTCTTCGAGCAGCGTCTTGAGCTGCTGCACCGCCTGGTCCGCATCGACCAGCGGGGGAAAGCGCAGCGACAGCTTGAACGCGGTGTAGGGGCGCAGCACATTGCCCGCATCCTTCAACGCCGGGAAGCCTTCCGCGCCGGTGACGGAAAGCGTCGGCTTCCAGGTGCGGTTGAGCAGCGCCTCCACCGGATCGGTGGTGGTCGGCAAGGCGAAGGCGGCCGCGCCGCCGCAGTCGTAGTGCGCCCATGGGAAGCGCTTGTAGACCTCTTCGCCGAGGATCGCGGCCGTGGCCTTGGCCTGGGCCAGGCGCTCGGCCGGGACTTCGCAATGGAAGCCTTGAGGCAGGAGACGACCGGTCTTGCTGTCTTCGAGACGGTCCAGCACCTGCCGCATGATGCGGAAGCTCGAAGGCACGAGACCGGAGGCATCGCCCGAGTGGACGCCTTCGGTCAGGATCTCGACCTTCAGCGTGCCGCTGGCCATGCCGCGCAGCGACGTGGTGAGCCAGAGCTGGTCGTAGTTGCCCGCGCCGGAATCGAGGCAGATGACGAGCGAGACATCCCCCAGCCGCGGACGCAGAGCATCCACATAGGGCAGCAGGTCGTACGAGCCGGATTCCTCGCAGGTCTCGATCAGGCCGACGATGCGCGGATGCGCGGCGCCCTGCGCCTTGAGGGCCTGGATCGCCGCCACGCTCGCATACACCGCATAGCCGTCATCGGCGCCGCCGCGGCCGTAGAGCAGGCCGTTCTCGTACTTGGGCGTCCACGGGCCGAGGTCGCTGCGCCAGCCGGTGAACTCGGGCTGCTTGTCGAGGTGGCCATACATCAGCACGGTTTCCTTCATGCCGGTGCCGGTGGCCGGCACTTCGAAGAAGAGCACCGGCGTGCGGCCTTCGAGCCGGACGATCTCGAGCTTGAGGCCCTCGATCTTCTGTGCCTCGACCCACGCAGCCGCGTTGCGCAGCACGGTCTCGAGATAGCCGTTCTGCACCCAGTCCTTGTCGAAGCCCGGCGACTTGGCCGGGATCGCGATGTAGTCGGTCAGTTGCCGGACGATGTCGTTGTCCCACTTGGACGAGACATCGGAGAGCGCACGCTCGGCGTCGAGCAGGCCGGCGGGCATTTCGCGGTGGAGAGGGGCGTTCATTGAGAGGGTACTCCGCGGGGAGGGGGTGAGAGGAACGATGTTAGTGCGTATCGGCGCCGCGCGTGCGGGTGACAACCCGCCACCGGATGCGCTAAAAGGCGGGCTTCGCCATCGCTCCAGAGGATTGCCATGCCCGCGCACACCGAGGTCCTTGCATCGCAACGCATCCGCGTCGGCGTCGGCGGCTGGACCTACGAGCCGTGGCGCGACAACTTCTACCCGGCCGGTCTTGCGCATGCGCAGGAACTCCACTACGCGAGCCGCCACCTCACCGCGATCGAAGTCAACGGCACCTACTACAGCACCTTCAAGCCGGCGAGTTTCAAGAAGTGGCATGACGAGACACCCGACGACTTCGTGTTCTCGCTCAAGGCCTCCCGCTTCTCGACCAACCGCAAGGCGCTCGCGACCGCCGGCGATTCGATCCGGCGCTTCGTCGACAGCGGCATCGGCGAACTCGGCAGCAAGCTGGGGCCGATCGTGTGGCAGTTCATGCCGACCAAGGTCTTCGATCCGGAGGACCTCGCGGGCTTTCTCGAACTGCTGCCGAAGAAGGAGGGCAGTCGCGCGCTGCGGCATGTGCTCGACGTGCGGCACGAGAGCTTTCGCAGCGCCGAGTACCTTGCGCTGGCGCGCAAATACAAGGTGGCGACGGTGTACACGGATTCGCCGAAGTTTCCGTCGATCGCGGACCCCACGGGCGACTTCGTCTATGCGCGCCTCATGAACTGCGACGCGCAGCAGGCCGCGGGCTATGCGCCGAAGGCGCTCGACGAATGGGCCGATGCGGCGAAGACCTGGGCCAAGGGCGGCATGCCTTCTTCGCTGGCCTTGGTCGGCGAAGAAGGCAGGCAGAAGAGATCGGATGCGCGCGATGTGTTCGTCTTCTTCATCAACGGCGCAAAAGAAAAGGCACCGGCAGCTGCCGGTGCCTTGATCGAGCGCTTGCGCTGAACGCGGCTCAGGCTGCGGCCTGCAGCGCGGACGTGGCGGGCTTGCTGCCCGACGTCGCGGCGCCGAAGGTGATCTCGCCGGAAAGCTGGCCGCCTTCCTCGATCACGATCTTGCCGTAGCGGATCTTGCCGGTGACCTTGCCGGTCGAATGGATCACGAGCTTCTCGCGAACCGTCAGGTTGCCGTCGAACAGGCCGCGGATCTCGGCGATGTCGATCTCGGCCGAGCCCTTGAAGGCGCCCTGCTCGGCGATCTGCATCACGCGCGAATCCATCGTTGCTTCGACGAGGCCTTCGACCACGAGCGTGTCGCAGTCCGTGATCTCGACGCCCTTGAGCTTGATGTTCGGGCCGACGGTGAGCTTGCTGCCGCCTTCCTTGGCGACGCTGGCCGCGGCGTTGGCGGCCTGGGTGGTGAGGGTCGACGGATTGACGGGCGTGCCCGAGAGATTGGTGCCGGAACCCATCAGCGGCGCGGGGCGGGACGTGAGATTGTCGGCGTCGCGATCACGCTTGCCGAAGAAGGGGGACTGTGTAGCCAATGGGGAGCTCCTCGAAAACGCCTATCCTAAGAACGCCATTACGGTTGGCGGCACTTCATTGCGCAAGAGGCGTAACCGAATAAGTCATACACGAGCCGCGAATAATCCTTTCGTGTTCGCTCGATCGCTGGTCACCCCTTCGCCCATGCAACGCGACCCTGCGTCGCATCATCCAGCCGGGCAATGAATTCATTCGCAGAGGGCTCCGGCAGCGAGAACGAGAAGCGCACCATGCTCTCGTGCCGCACATCGTCGAGCGTCGCGCCGACGGCTGCGATCTCCCTTCGCACGAGGCCCTCGAACGCATAGGGCACTGCGCAGTGCAGATGGCGCTGTCGCACCAGCGGAACCAGCAGCGCGCCGGCCAGCGCCTG
This region includes:
- a CDS encoding MFS transporter is translated as MNRNLWLLTFCQGLFLTNNVAFIAINGLVGLSLAPRGWMATLPVMAYVVGGALSTGLVARTQRRFGRRRSFQIGLAVALVSALLCAQAAVWKEFWLLCLATVVAGYYNANANLYRFAAAELAAPGWREKAVSMVMAGGLIGAVIGPNLASVTRNWFEVPFAGAYMALAIVALASMAMMQFIDFPAPPAKSATAGGRPLAEIARQPAFIVAAVAGSLGFGVMNLLMAATPIAMQVCSLPFEDIAFVLEWHVIGMFAPGFFTGHLIRRIGVLPVMGTGLLLNLSCVAVALSGVELQQFVIALFLLGIGWNFLFTGATTLSLATFTAEEKDRAQGALNFCMFATLALTSFASGVLVTTQGWRLLNFGSLVPLVLTAIALLWLARRRMVTAAV
- a CDS encoding YidB family protein, which produces MGLLDSVLGQVLGGAQAQPQTGGIGSLGGPGGLSDLGNIAGALGGLLANNGEQGGLGGLVSKFEQAGMGDVIGSWIGHGENAPISGGQLHNVLGDDVVSGIAQKLGMNSATLLPLLATLLPTLIDHLTPKGQVPAEGLGNQDDLLSSLSGLLQKG
- a CDS encoding M20 family metallopeptidase — encoded protein: MNAPLHREMPAGLLDAERALSDVSSKWDNDIVRQLTDYIAIPAKSPGFDKDWVQNGYLETVLRNAAAWVEAQKIEGLKLEIVRLEGRTPVLFFEVPATGTGMKETVLMYGHLDKQPEFTGWRSDLGPWTPKYENGLLYGRGGADDGYAVYASVAAIQALKAQGAAHPRIVGLIETCEESGSYDLLPYVDALRPRLGDVSLVICLDSGAGNYDQLWLTTSLRGMASGTLKVEILTEGVHSGDASGLVPSSFRIMRQVLDRLEDSKTGRLLPQGFHCEVPAERLAQAKATAAILGEEVYKRFPWAHYDCGGAAAFALPTTTDPVEALLNRTWKPTLSVTGAEGFPALKDAGNVLRPYTAFKLSLRFPPLVDADQAVQQLKTLLEDNAPYQARVTFESNGGATGWNAPETATWFERALNAASRAHFGADCGYIGQGGTIPLMNMLSVGFPKAQMMVCGVLGPKSNAHGPNEFLHVPYAKKLTAAVAEVIAALPAAAGGVVA
- a CDS encoding bactofilin family protein, which translates into the protein MATQSPFFGKRDRDADNLTSRPAPLMGSGTNLSGTPVNPSTLTTQAANAAASVAKEGGSKLTVGPNIKLKGVEITDCDTLVVEGLVEATMDSRVMQIAEQGAFKGSAEIDIAEIRGLFDGNLTVREKLVIHSTGKVTGKIRYGKIVIEEGGQLSGEITFGAATSGSKPATSALQAAA
- a CDS encoding DUF72 domain-containing protein; this encodes MPAHTEVLASQRIRVGVGGWTYEPWRDNFYPAGLAHAQELHYASRHLTAIEVNGTYYSTFKPASFKKWHDETPDDFVFSLKASRFSTNRKALATAGDSIRRFVDSGIGELGSKLGPIVWQFMPTKVFDPEDLAGFLELLPKKEGSRALRHVLDVRHESFRSAEYLALARKYKVATVYTDSPKFPSIADPTGDFVYARLMNCDAQQAAGYAPKALDEWADAAKTWAKGGMPSSLALVGEEGRQKRSDARDVFVFFINGAKEKAPAAAGALIERLR
- a CDS encoding alpha/beta hydrolase, which produces MRSLPARHALRTPDGETLALQDWSVESGAARAVVVVVHGLGEHAGRYAHVADRLNDWGFEVRAVDHYGHGASSGARGGLPTVDRLLDDLALVIDDTRQTHPALPLVLLGHSLGGLVAASFVARGVRPVDALVLSSPALDPGLSAFQKFLVATLSRIAPTLRVGNGLDLQYLSHDPAVAKAYRADSLCHDRIGARLARFLADEGASVQAAAARWAVPTLLIYAGDDRLVDPAGSRAFAQAAPPSMVSTTCYAGHYHEIFNEREADPVFERLRRWLDERFALP